One Roseomonas gilardii subsp. gilardii genomic region harbors:
- a CDS encoding ABC transporter substrate-binding protein: MIKTVSRRAALLASLFLPLCGTLAAPAARAEPLSLAVSAPPASIDPHYYTLTPSIMLSSHIFNRLVQRDENSRLVPDLAESWKLVDDTTWEFRLRPGVKFHNGADFTAEDVAYSLERVPTVQSPSSFSVYTRDITDVQVVDPQTIRLKTKEPSPLLPANLANIFIVSRSVAANSSTADFNSGKAAIGTGPYKFVSYDPNNRVKLARNDGYYGSKPAWETVDYRIITNDGARVAALLSGDVALIDAVPTADAARLRKDERLTIAEAASTRLIFLGLDVERQDGSPDITGPNGEKLDKNPLRDHRVREALSIAINRPAIVSRVMEGAALATGQFMPPGVFGYDPSIPVPAFAPDRAKELLTQAGYPNGFSIILRGPNDRYVNDAQIQQTVAQMWTRVGVKTRVEAQPLATVIGRLNRFDASAYLLGWSNSTGEPSSSLKAVLGTRDPALGRGLSNYGRYSNPEFDKLVQQALGTLDDKAREGLMQRAMKMAMEDVAIIPLHIQKSVWAMRKGYAYTPRADEETRAMNLSLAK; the protein is encoded by the coding sequence ATGATCAAGACAGTTTCCCGCCGCGCGGCGCTGCTCGCCTCGCTGTTCCTGCCGCTCTGCGGCACGCTCGCGGCGCCCGCCGCCCGGGCCGAGCCGCTGTCGCTCGCGGTCAGCGCGCCGCCGGCCAGCATCGACCCGCATTACTACACGCTGACGCCCAGCATCATGCTGTCGTCGCACATCTTCAACCGGCTGGTGCAGCGCGACGAGAATTCGCGGCTGGTGCCGGACCTCGCGGAATCCTGGAAGCTGGTGGACGACACCACCTGGGAGTTCAGGCTGCGGCCGGGGGTGAAGTTCCACAACGGCGCCGATTTCACCGCCGAGGACGTGGCCTATTCGCTGGAACGCGTGCCGACGGTGCAGAGCCCCAGCTCCTTCTCCGTCTATACGCGCGACATCACCGATGTGCAGGTGGTGGACCCGCAGACCATCCGGCTGAAGACGAAGGAGCCCTCGCCCCTGCTGCCGGCGAATCTCGCGAACATCTTCATCGTCTCGCGCTCCGTCGCGGCGAATTCCAGCACGGCGGATTTCAACAGCGGCAAGGCGGCGATCGGCACCGGGCCGTACAAGTTCGTCTCCTATGACCCGAACAACCGGGTGAAGCTGGCGCGCAACGACGGCTACTACGGCAGCAAGCCGGCCTGGGAGACGGTGGATTACCGCATCATCACCAATGACGGCGCGCGCGTGGCGGCGCTGCTGTCGGGCGACGTCGCGCTGATCGACGCGGTGCCCACCGCCGATGCGGCGCGGCTGCGCAAGGACGAGCGGCTCACCATCGCCGAGGCCGCCAGCACGCGGCTGATCTTCCTCGGGCTGGATGTGGAGCGGCAGGACGGCTCGCCCGACATCACCGGCCCGAATGGCGAGAAGCTGGACAAGAACCCGCTGCGCGACCACCGGGTGCGGGAGGCGCTGAGCATCGCCATCAACCGGCCGGCCATCGTGTCGCGCGTCATGGAAGGGGCGGCGCTGGCCACCGGCCAGTTCATGCCGCCGGGCGTCTTCGGCTACGATCCCTCCATCCCCGTCCCCGCCTTCGCGCCGGACCGGGCGAAGGAGCTGCTGACCCAGGCGGGCTATCCCAACGGCTTCAGCATCATCCTGCGCGGGCCGAACGACCGCTATGTCAACGACGCGCAGATCCAGCAGACGGTGGCGCAGATGTGGACGCGCGTCGGGGTGAAGACGCGGGTGGAGGCGCAGCCGCTGGCGACGGTGATCGGGCGGCTGAACCGCTTCGATGCCTCGGCCTATCTGCTGGGATGGAGCAATTCCACGGGCGAGCCCTCCTCCTCGCTGAAGGCGGTGCTGGGCACGCGCGATCCGGCGCTGGGGCGCGGGCTGTCGAATTACGGGCGCTATTCCAACCCGGAATTCGACAAGCTGGTGCAGCAGGCGCTCGGCACGCTGGACGACAAGGCGCGCGAAGGGCTGATGCAGCGGGCGATGAAGATGGCGATGGAGGATGTCGCGATCATCCCGCTGCATATCCAGAAGAGCGTCTGGGCGATGCGCAAGGGCTATGCCTATACGCCGCGCGCCGACGAGGAGACGCGGGCGATGAACCTGAGCCTGGCGAAGTAG
- a CDS encoding aldose 1-epimerase family protein, translated as MERDRLERHEIGSGALRAAISVHGAELQSLRDASGAEWLWQAGPAWPRHAPVLFPIVGRLPGDTLLHAGEAHRMTQHGFARDRRFTWLALTDTACALRLTDDAETRAAYPFPFTLDVAFAVAESALACTVTVANTGEAPLPFSVGAHPAFAWPLPRGGAREEHGVTFLPDAAAPPGTLRDSLPVRRLSNGLLDRSETLPLRQGRLRLEDELFRKDALVMTRLPAHALRYDGPGGAMLEMVWEGYEDFGLWSKPGAEFLCLEPWAGHSTPLGWEGELAGKPGVILLEPGRARRFHWTVTLRPAGG; from the coding sequence ATGGAACGGGACAGGCTGGAGCGGCACGAGATCGGCAGCGGAGCGCTGCGGGCGGCGATCTCGGTTCATGGTGCCGAACTCCAGTCCCTGCGCGATGCCTCCGGCGCGGAATGGCTCTGGCAGGCGGGCCCGGCCTGGCCGCGCCATGCGCCGGTGCTGTTCCCGATCGTCGGCCGGCTGCCGGGCGACACGCTGCTCCATGCGGGCGAAGCCCATCGGATGACGCAACATGGCTTCGCCCGGGACCGCCGCTTCACATGGCTCGCCCTGACCGACACGGCCTGCGCCCTGCGCCTGACGGACGATGCGGAAACGCGCGCGGCCTATCCCTTTCCCTTCACCCTGGATGTCGCCTTCGCCGTGGCCGAATCCGCGCTGGCCTGCACGGTGACGGTGGCCAATACGGGCGAGGCGCCCCTGCCCTTCTCGGTCGGCGCGCATCCGGCCTTCGCCTGGCCGCTGCCGCGCGGCGGGGCGCGGGAGGAGCATGGCGTGACCTTCCTGCCCGACGCGGCGGCCCCGCCCGGTACGCTGCGCGACAGCCTGCCGGTGCGGCGGCTGTCCAACGGGCTGCTCGACCGGTCGGAGACCCTGCCGCTGCGCCAGGGCCGGCTGCGGCTGGAAGACGAGCTGTTCCGCAAGGACGCGCTGGTGATGACGCGGCTGCCCGCCCATGCGCTGCGCTATGACGGCCCGGGCGGCGCGATGCTGGAGATGGTCTGGGAGGGCTACGAGGATTTCGGCCTCTGGTCCAAGCCGGGGGCGGAGTTCCTCTGCCTGGAGCCCTGGGCCGGCCATTCCACCCCGCTCGGCTGGGAGGGGGAGCTCGCCGGCAAGCCCGGCGTGATCCTGCTGGAGCCGGGGCGGGCGCGGCGCTTCCACTGGACGGTGACACTGCGGCCCGCCGGGGGGTGA
- a CDS encoding DUF1489 family protein, protein MDLADGSGAAQMGATVLHLIKLSVGPKDVAELRQIQARRLAEQPPLRHWTRMIPRRGGELLDGGSIYWVVAGFVRVRQRLIGLEDGQTADGRAQVGLVLDPELVPVEMRPQKPFQGWRYLQPDAAPPDLPADGPVAEGLDSLPPRLRRELRELGLI, encoded by the coding sequence ATGGATCTTGCCGATGGCTCCGGAGCGGCGCAGATGGGCGCCACCGTGCTGCATCTCATCAAGCTTTCCGTCGGCCCCAAGGACGTGGCCGAGCTGCGCCAGATCCAGGCCCGCCGCCTCGCCGAGCAGCCGCCGCTGCGCCACTGGACCCGGATGATCCCGCGCCGGGGTGGGGAACTCCTGGACGGCGGCTCCATCTACTGGGTCGTGGCCGGCTTCGTGCGCGTCCGGCAGAGGCTGATCGGGCTGGAGGATGGACAGACCGCCGATGGCCGCGCCCAGGTCGGCCTCGTGCTCGACCCGGAACTGGTGCCGGTGGAAATGCGCCCGCAGAAGCCCTTCCAGGGCTGGCGCTACCTCCAGCCGGACGCCGCCCCGCCTGACCTGCCCGCGGATGGCCCGGTGGCGGAAGGGCTCGACTCCCTGCCACCCCGCCTGCGCCGCGAACTGCGGGAACTCGGGCTGATCTGA
- a CDS encoding TIGR02302 family protein, producing MTDLPEGVSRKLTRQRRRARLALLWESLWPRAWPVLGVLGLFLLAALSGLFLILPLWAHLLLLLGFVAALAWAARRAIRGFAAPAPAAADRRIESASGLRHRPLATLGDRPAGEDPAALALWQAHLARQAERLHDLRVGAPRPGLPARDRRALRLGLVVALAAGFVAAGDEAGERIRRAFLPSLGQPAPVPGLKLEAWVTPPGYTGVAPIFLQPGGPGFTAPAGSALRVALSGGQGGTPELRLGGKDRSFGALDRDSYGIEVPLENGGRLAIRRDGAELAGWEVSVQADAPPSIAFAEPPGPAPRSHALRLPWAAEDDWGVTAARAEIRLEARPGAEPLTVPLTLSGSNPRQQRGTAQPDLSAHPWAGLPVQIRLVARDGAGQEGHSEEVPVILPERPFNHPVAKLLIQFRRMLSLSPQLRGPVVAGLEGVLSSPEAFDDDTTVFLALSTARSRLIRDRRPEAVDETQAILWDTALALEEGRTDRTARALAEARKALEEALQQRDPNQSEAERRAGIEKRIQELRAAIDRHLQALAEKLSRENGEAMPREDARRLDSRDLDRRTQRMEEAARQGREEDARRELAEMEEMLKALEEGRVARADREQQRQQNRQRGQGQMSVMQDMVRRQAELLDRAHRREQDSEAGEGQDRPPGPMGQQNPANRPMPFGMQQRPGSRDPSARNQPGSQQDRNQAGHDGQQPTDAEAQRDGRTQRALRRALGELMQQFGDLTGEIPEPLGRADQAMRESAEALQSGRDSQAQQQQALRELTEGGRQMAQAMRRQFGQGQQGEGEGEGEEGDGPGMAGNQPGNGQDGGLGQDQASGQGRGRDPLGRSTRENAGSANDGNDTRVPDQAEMLRTRRIQEELRRRVGERERPAQELDYYDRLLRQF from the coding sequence ATGACGGATCTGCCAGAGGGCGTATCCCGGAAACTGACGCGCCAGCGGCGCCGTGCGCGGCTGGCCCTGCTCTGGGAATCCCTCTGGCCCCGGGCCTGGCCGGTGCTCGGCGTGCTCGGCCTCTTCCTGCTGGCCGCCTTGTCCGGCCTCTTCCTGATCCTGCCTCTCTGGGCGCATCTCCTGCTGCTGCTGGGCTTCGTGGCGGCCCTGGCCTGGGCCGCCCGGCGCGCCATCCGCGGCTTCGCCGCCCCGGCCCCGGCGGCGGCCGACCGCCGCATCGAATCCGCCTCCGGCCTGCGCCACCGCCCCCTCGCCACGCTGGGTGACCGTCCCGCCGGGGAGGACCCCGCCGCCCTCGCCCTGTGGCAGGCCCATCTCGCCCGGCAGGCGGAACGCCTCCACGACCTGCGCGTCGGCGCCCCCCGCCCCGGCCTGCCGGCGCGGGACCGGCGGGCCCTGCGCCTCGGCCTCGTGGTGGCCCTGGCGGCGGGCTTCGTGGCGGCGGGGGATGAGGCGGGCGAGCGCATCCGCCGCGCCTTCCTGCCCAGCCTGGGCCAGCCAGCCCCGGTCCCTGGCCTGAAGCTGGAGGCCTGGGTGACGCCGCCCGGCTATACCGGCGTGGCGCCGATCTTCCTGCAACCGGGCGGCCCTGGCTTCACCGCCCCCGCCGGCTCCGCGCTGCGCGTCGCCCTGTCCGGCGGCCAGGGCGGCACCCCGGAACTGCGCCTGGGCGGCAAGGACCGCAGCTTCGGGGCGCTGGACCGCGACAGCTACGGCATCGAGGTGCCGCTGGAGAATGGCGGCCGCCTCGCCATCCGCCGCGACGGCGCCGAACTGGCCGGCTGGGAGGTTTCCGTCCAGGCCGACGCCCCGCCCAGCATCGCCTTCGCCGAGCCACCCGGCCCGGCGCCGCGCAGCCACGCGCTGCGCCTGCCCTGGGCCGCCGAGGACGACTGGGGCGTGACCGCCGCGCGGGCCGAGATCCGCCTGGAGGCCCGCCCGGGCGCCGAGCCCCTGACGGTGCCGCTCACCCTGTCCGGCAGCAACCCGCGGCAGCAGCGCGGCACCGCCCAGCCCGACCTCAGCGCCCATCCCTGGGCGGGGCTGCCCGTGCAGATCCGGCTGGTGGCGCGCGATGGGGCCGGGCAGGAGGGCCACTCGGAAGAGGTGCCGGTCATCCTGCCGGAACGGCCTTTCAACCATCCCGTGGCGAAGCTGCTGATCCAGTTCCGCCGCATGCTCTCCCTCTCGCCGCAACTCCGTGGCCCGGTGGTGGCGGGGCTGGAGGGCGTGCTCTCCTCACCGGAGGCCTTCGACGACGACACCACCGTCTTCCTGGCGCTGAGCACCGCCCGCAGCCGCCTCATCCGGGACCGCCGCCCCGAGGCGGTGGACGAGACCCAGGCCATCCTCTGGGACACCGCCCTGGCGCTGGAGGAGGGGCGGACCGACCGCACCGCCCGCGCCCTCGCGGAAGCGCGCAAGGCCCTGGAGGAGGCGTTGCAGCAGCGCGACCCGAACCAGAGCGAGGCGGAACGCCGCGCCGGGATCGAGAAGCGCATCCAGGAACTGCGCGCGGCGATCGACCGGCACCTCCAGGCCCTGGCCGAGAAGCTGAGCCGCGAGAATGGCGAAGCGATGCCGCGCGAGGACGCCCGCCGCCTGGACAGCCGCGACCTGGACCGCCGCACCCAGCGCATGGAGGAGGCCGCGCGCCAGGGACGCGAGGAGGACGCACGGCGCGAGCTGGCGGAGATGGAGGAGATGCTCAAGGCCCTGGAGGAGGGCCGCGTCGCCCGCGCCGACCGGGAGCAGCAGCGCCAGCAGAACCGCCAGCGCGGCCAGGGCCAGATGAGCGTGATGCAGGACATGGTGCGGCGGCAGGCGGAGCTGCTGGACCGCGCCCACCGGCGGGAGCAGGACAGCGAGGCTGGGGAAGGCCAGGACCGCCCCCCCGGCCCGATGGGCCAACAGAACCCGGCGAACCGGCCGATGCCCTTCGGCATGCAGCAGCGCCCGGGAAGCCGCGACCCCTCTGCACGGAACCAGCCGGGCAGCCAGCAGGACCGGAACCAGGCCGGCCACGACGGGCAGCAGCCCACCGATGCCGAGGCGCAGCGCGACGGGCGCACCCAGCGCGCCCTGCGCCGCGCCCTGGGCGAGCTGATGCAGCAGTTCGGCGACCTGACCGGCGAGATCCCCGAACCGCTCGGCCGCGCCGACCAGGCGATGCGCGAAAGCGCCGAGGCCCTCCAGTCCGGCCGTGACTCCCAGGCGCAGCAGCAGCAGGCCCTGCGCGAGCTGACCGAAGGCGGCCGCCAGATGGCCCAGGCGATGCGGCGCCAGTTCGGCCAGGGGCAGCAGGGCGAGGGAGAAGGCGAGGGCGAGGAGGGCGACGGTCCCGGCATGGCTGGCAACCAGCCCGGCAACGGCCAGGACGGCGGCCTGGGCCAGGATCAGGCGAGCGGCCAGGGCCGTGGCCGCGACCCGCTCGGCCGCTCCACGCGCGAGAATGCGGGCTCAGCCAATGACGGCAACGACACCCGCGTGCCCGATCAGGCCGAGATGCTGCGCACCCGCCGTATCCAGGAGGAGTTGCGCCGCCGGGTCGGGGAGCGCGAGCGCCCGGCCCAGGAACTGGACTACTACGACCGCCTCCTGCGCCAGTTCTGA
- a CDS encoding HpcH/HpaI aldolase family protein, with protein sequence MRPNRVREIARKGGVAMNGWCGLPAPYAAELLGHVGYDCLTVDMQHGLIGFETAAAMLQAISATPTQPLVRVRSNDPGLVMQVLDAGAYGVICPLVNSAEEARRFSEACRYGPRGGRSFGPARGVLYGGPDYFEHANDEVLALAMIETRSGVAEIDAILALPEIDGIFIGPNDLCIEMGERPSSEPEAGTRAATAIAHVLARSRAAGKIAGIFCSDGPAAARRAKEGFQLVNPGYDVGFLAGAARANLAAARSV encoded by the coding sequence ATGCGCCCGAACCGCGTCCGCGAGATCGCCCGCAAGGGCGGGGTGGCGATGAACGGCTGGTGCGGCCTTCCCGCCCCCTATGCGGCCGAGCTGCTGGGACATGTGGGCTATGACTGCCTCACCGTGGACATGCAGCACGGGCTGATCGGCTTCGAGACGGCGGCGGCGATGCTCCAGGCGATCTCCGCCACGCCGACGCAGCCGCTGGTGCGGGTGCGCTCGAACGACCCGGGGCTGGTGATGCAGGTGCTCGATGCCGGAGCCTATGGCGTCATCTGCCCGCTGGTGAACTCGGCGGAGGAGGCGCGGCGCTTCTCGGAGGCCTGCCGTTACGGCCCGCGCGGCGGACGCTCCTTCGGCCCGGCGCGCGGCGTGCTCTATGGCGGACCGGATTATTTCGAGCATGCGAATGACGAGGTCCTGGCCCTGGCCATGATCGAGACCCGGAGCGGCGTGGCGGAGATCGACGCGATCCTCGCCCTGCCGGAGATCGACGGCATCTTCATCGGGCCGAACGACCTGTGTATCGAGATGGGCGAGCGCCCCTCCTCGGAGCCCGAGGCCGGGACGCGCGCCGCCACTGCCATCGCGCATGTGCTGGCCCGCAGCCGCGCCGCCGGGAAGATCGCCGGCATCTTCTGTTCCGACGGGCCAGCGGCGGCGCGGCGGGCGAAGGAGGGCTTCCAGCTCGTGAACCCCGGCTACGATGTCGGTTTCCTCGCCGGCGCGGCGCGGGCCAACCTGGCGGCGGCGCGGAGCGTTTGA
- a CDS encoding amidohydrolase, whose amino-acid sequence MTETPLDAIKRFEDELIAIRRDIHAHPETRFEEHRTAALVAEKLREWGIDEVTEGVGGTGVVGTLRGTRPGQRAIGLRADMDALFMEEQTGLPHASTVPGKMHACGHDGHTTMLLGAAKYLSGNRDFAGTVHLIFQPAEEAGTGAPAMIRDGLFERFPCDAVYGMHNSPGIPVGQFAIRPGPNLAGADFWGVTFTGTGGHGGAAPHLATDATVVLGHFLLGVHTIAARALAPTEPAAVSVGHVHCGTAESPNVMPSRVLVRGTARYFEPKTQETIRRRLRELAEGLAATYGVTAELDYQPLCIPTVNDTEKTEVARAAAGAVVGAAKVGEIPMSTGGEDFAFMLREKPGAFIRIGNGVNADGSFHNVHTPHYDFNDEALALGAAYWASLVRHELGWASEEAKAA is encoded by the coding sequence GTGACCGAAACGCCCCTGGATGCGATCAAGCGCTTCGAGGATGAACTGATCGCCATCCGCCGCGACATCCATGCCCATCCCGAGACCCGTTTCGAGGAGCATCGCACCGCCGCGCTGGTGGCGGAGAAGCTGCGGGAATGGGGGATCGACGAGGTCACGGAGGGCGTGGGCGGCACCGGCGTCGTGGGCACGCTGCGCGGCACCCGTCCGGGGCAGAGGGCGATCGGGCTGCGCGCCGACATGGATGCGCTGTTCATGGAGGAGCAGACCGGGCTGCCGCATGCCTCCACCGTGCCGGGGAAGATGCATGCCTGCGGCCATGACGGGCACACCACCATGCTGCTGGGCGCGGCGAAGTACCTGAGCGGGAACCGCGACTTCGCGGGGACGGTGCACCTGATCTTCCAGCCTGCCGAGGAGGCCGGCACGGGGGCGCCGGCCATGATCCGCGACGGGCTGTTCGAGCGTTTCCCCTGCGACGCCGTCTATGGCATGCACAACAGCCCCGGTATCCCGGTCGGACAGTTCGCGATCCGCCCGGGGCCGAACCTGGCGGGGGCGGATTTCTGGGGCGTGACCTTTACCGGCACGGGCGGGCATGGCGGCGCGGCGCCGCATCTGGCGACGGATGCGACGGTGGTGCTGGGGCATTTCCTGCTCGGCGTGCACACCATCGCGGCGCGGGCGCTGGCGCCGACGGAACCCGCCGCGGTGAGCGTGGGGCATGTGCATTGCGGCACGGCGGAATCGCCGAACGTGATGCCGTCCAGGGTGCTGGTGCGCGGCACGGCGCGGTACTTCGAGCCGAAGACGCAGGAGACCATCCGCCGCCGCCTGCGCGAGCTGGCCGAGGGGCTGGCCGCAACCTATGGCGTGACGGCGGAGCTGGACTATCAGCCACTCTGCATCCCCACCGTGAACGACACGGAGAAGACCGAGGTGGCGCGTGCCGCCGCCGGGGCGGTGGTGGGCGCCGCGAAGGTCGGGGAGATCCCGATGAGCACGGGGGGCGAGGACTTCGCCTTCATGCTGCGCGAGAAGCCGGGAGCCTTCATCCGCATCGGCAATGGCGTGAACGCGGATGGCAGCTTCCACAACGTCCACACGCCGCATTACGACTTCAACGACGAGGCGCTGGCCCTGGGGGCGGCCTACTGGGCGAGCCTGGTGCGGCATGAGCTGGGCTGGGCAAGCGAGGAGGCGAAGGCGGCCTGA
- a CDS encoding alpha/beta fold hydrolase, protein MAEPLLLLPGLMCDARLWGPVQERLRVLVPDRNLYAGAHVAALRGARSAPDLAARLLRDAPPRFALAGAALGAMVALEMVAQAPDRITRLALLAGDARPDAPEKAPARFRLLEAMEREGARTMVAREFWPDAVPASRREDSALFDLLCDMANTLGPAVLREQTSVLIHRADSRPRLATIQVPVLLISGEEDRLCPPDRMWEIAGAVPGARSILLPGVGHLPSLEAPEAVAAGFAEWLAA, encoded by the coding sequence ATGGCCGAACCGCTCCTGCTGCTTCCCGGACTGATGTGCGACGCGCGGCTCTGGGGACCGGTGCAGGAGCGGTTGCGGGTCCTGGTTCCGGATCGCAACCTCTATGCCGGCGCGCATGTGGCGGCGCTGCGCGGGGCGCGCAGCGCGCCCGACCTCGCGGCGCGGCTGCTGCGCGACGCGCCGCCGCGCTTCGCCCTGGCGGGGGCGGCGCTGGGGGCCATGGTGGCGCTGGAGATGGTGGCGCAGGCGCCGGATCGGATCACGCGCCTCGCCCTGCTGGCCGGGGATGCGCGGCCGGACGCGCCGGAGAAGGCACCGGCTCGCTTCCGCCTGCTGGAGGCGATGGAGCGCGAGGGCGCCCGCACCATGGTGGCGCGCGAGTTCTGGCCCGATGCGGTGCCCGCCTCGCGGCGAGAGGATTCGGCGCTCTTCGACCTGCTCTGCGACATGGCCAACACGCTCGGCCCGGCGGTGCTGCGGGAACAGACCTCGGTGCTGATCCACCGTGCCGACAGCCGGCCGCGCCTGGCCACGATCCAGGTGCCGGTGCTGCTGATCAGCGGCGAGGAAGACCGGCTCTGCCCGCCCGACCGGATGTGGGAGATCGCCGGGGCGGTGCCGGGCGCACGGTCGATCCTCCTGCCCGGCGTGGGCCACCTGCCGTCGCTGGAAGCCCCGGAAGCCGTGGCCGCCGGCTTCGCGGAATGGCTCGCGGCCTGA